Proteins co-encoded in one Deltaproteobacteria bacterium genomic window:
- a CDS encoding alpha/beta fold hydrolase has translation MPLVEINGRRLCYRVRGEGRPAVLLLHGAGASSLHFLELANRLGRGRRVVALDLPGHGRSPALTPLPRPESLLGAYRDAALALAERLGLGRYVVLGHSMGGAVALELALGHPERLAGLVLLSSAARLGLDPELGPRLGRPEAVTAWLAARGYSPTASARQVELWAARHVQCGPALLRADFLACDAADLTAQLPEVKVPTLVVGGADDRITPPELQERLARAIPRARLELLARTGHFAYWERPEALAAVVSAASFSA, from the coding sequence GTGCCGCTCGTCGAGATCAACGGCCGAAGGTTGTGCTACCGCGTCCGGGGCGAAGGGCGACCGGCGGTGCTCTTGCTCCACGGGGCGGGGGCCTCTTCGCTGCACTTCCTCGAGCTGGCGAACCGGCTCGGTCGCGGGCGGCGCGTGGTGGCGCTCGACCTACCGGGACACGGGCGGAGTCCCGCGCTCACGCCCCTGCCGAGGCCCGAGAGCTTGCTCGGCGCGTATCGGGACGCGGCGCTCGCGCTGGCCGAGCGGCTCGGTCTCGGGCGGTACGTCGTGCTCGGGCACTCGATGGGGGGGGCGGTGGCGCTGGAGCTGGCGCTCGGGCATCCGGAGCGGCTCGCGGGACTGGTGCTGCTCTCGAGCGCGGCGCGCCTCGGCCTGGATCCCGAGCTCGGCCCCCGGCTAGGGCGGCCCGAGGCGGTGACCGCGTGGCTCGCGGCGCGAGGCTATTCCCCGACGGCGAGCGCCAGGCAGGTGGAGCTCTGGGCCGCGCGCCACGTCCAGTGCGGGCCGGCGCTGTTGCGGGCGGACTTCCTCGCCTGCGACGCGGCGGACCTGACGGCGCAGCTTCCGGAGGTGAAGGTCCCGACGCTCGTCGTGGGAGGGGCCGACGACCGGATCACGCCGCCCGAGCTGCAGGAGCGGCTCGCGAGGGCGATCCCGCGCGCGCGCCTCGAGCTCCTCGCGCGGACCGGGCACTTCGCCTACTGGGAGCGGCCGGAGGCGCTCGCGGCGGTCGTTTCCGCGGCGTCGTTCTCGGCGTAG
- a CDS encoding AarF/ABC1/UbiB kinase family protein, whose amino-acid sequence MSLLGTVRDLDRLRQITQVLARHGFGELATRLGLGKEGKAEDGTPLPRPLLGERLRLVFQELGPTFIKLGQLLSTRSDLLPEDVVAELSRLQDAVPPIPEAAVREQVQEALGAPIEELFVTFDATPLACASVAQVHRATLRLPDEPEPRLVAVKVQRPGIAVTVQRDLELLHLLARTLERTLPATRVYSPVGLAEEFDRTITAELDFTIEAHNAEQFARNFEGDPAVRFPRIYRQVSSRRVLTMEFLDGLKVDKAVEAGASAQWVAETAVRVLLKMLFEDGFFHADPHPGNVLVLPRPADGGYAPAQPLVFGLLDLGSVGFLPPQLRDGTVDLIIAAARNDAEAIADALLSLARPGRKVELEPFRQHVRNVSRKHLGRPLKEMEGSALLRDLIVGAMKFDLEIPTELTMMTRAILTVEGVGKQLYPELDLFGVARPHLARIVWQRYHPMRLVGELGRGAGRLGTLARDLPMQLHELLEDLRHGRLRVRTVDPAAARATERLGRRLRAAIVSTALLGSGVALLVAGKEPALARGLLWAALAAFALHLIGDLRDGKKRAGE is encoded by the coding sequence ATGTCCCTCCTCGGCACCGTTCGCGACCTGGACCGCCTGCGGCAGATCACCCAGGTGCTCGCGCGCCACGGCTTCGGCGAGCTCGCGACGCGCCTCGGCCTCGGCAAGGAGGGCAAGGCCGAGGACGGCACGCCGCTCCCCCGCCCGCTTCTCGGCGAGCGGCTGCGCCTCGTCTTTCAGGAGCTCGGACCGACCTTCATCAAGCTCGGCCAGCTCCTCTCCACGCGCTCGGACCTCCTCCCCGAGGACGTCGTCGCCGAGCTCTCGCGGCTGCAGGACGCCGTCCCGCCGATCCCCGAGGCTGCCGTGCGCGAACAGGTGCAAGAGGCCCTCGGCGCGCCGATCGAAGAGCTCTTCGTCACCTTCGACGCGACCCCGCTCGCCTGCGCCTCGGTGGCCCAGGTGCACCGCGCGACGCTGCGCCTCCCTGACGAGCCGGAGCCGCGACTCGTGGCCGTGAAGGTCCAGCGCCCCGGGATCGCCGTCACCGTGCAGCGCGACCTCGAGCTCCTGCACCTCCTCGCGCGCACCCTCGAGCGAACGCTCCCCGCCACACGCGTCTATTCGCCGGTGGGCCTGGCCGAGGAGTTCGACCGCACGATCACCGCCGAGCTCGACTTCACCATCGAAGCCCACAACGCCGAGCAGTTCGCGCGCAACTTCGAGGGCGACCCGGCGGTGCGCTTCCCGCGCATCTACCGGCAGGTCTCCTCGCGGCGCGTCTTGACGATGGAGTTCCTCGACGGGCTCAAGGTGGACAAGGCCGTCGAGGCCGGCGCGAGTGCGCAGTGGGTGGCCGAGACCGCCGTGCGGGTGCTGCTCAAGATGCTCTTCGAGGACGGGTTCTTTCACGCGGACCCGCACCCGGGCAACGTGCTCGTCCTGCCGCGCCCGGCGGACGGTGGCTACGCGCCCGCACAGCCGCTCGTCTTCGGCCTGCTCGACCTCGGCTCCGTCGGCTTTCTCCCCCCGCAGCTCCGCGACGGCACCGTGGACCTGATCATCGCCGCGGCCCGCAATGACGCCGAGGCGATCGCCGACGCGCTCCTCTCGCTCGCGCGCCCCGGACGCAAGGTGGAGCTCGAGCCCTTCCGCCAGCACGTGCGCAACGTGTCTCGCAAGCACCTCGGCCGTCCGCTGAAGGAGATGGAGGGCTCGGCGCTGCTCCGCGACCTGATCGTCGGCGCGATGAAGTTCGACCTCGAGATCCCGACCGAGCTCACCATGATGACCCGCGCCATCCTCACCGTGGAGGGGGTGGGGAAGCAGCTCTACCCCGAGCTCGACCTGTTCGGCGTCGCGAGACCGCACCTCGCGCGCATCGTCTGGCAGCGCTACCACCCGATGCGCCTCGTGGGCGAGCTCGGCCGCGGCGCCGGCCGCCTCGGCACCCTCGCCCGCGACCTGCCGATGCAGCTCCACGAACTGCTCGAGGACCTGCGCCACGGTCGGCTTCGCGTGCGCACCGTGGACCCGGCCGCCGCACGCGCCACCGAGCGTCTCGGCCGCCGCCTGCGCGCCGCGATCGTCAGCACGGCGCTGCTCGGCAGCGGAGTCGCGTTGCTCGTTGCGGGAAAGGAACCGGCGCTCGCGAGGGGCCTACTCTGGGCAGCCCTCGCGGCCTTCGCGCTGCACCTGATCGGGGACCTACGCGACGGAAAGAAGCGGGCGGGAGAATGA
- a CDS encoding galactosyldiacylglycerol synthase: protein MIRLYSADGGDTIGEISEEQLQFLKDNLEEESEEDREYYLTADTLDVFEEEGCPPALLKLLREALGDGEGLEVGWEEE from the coding sequence ATGATTCGACTCTATTCGGCGGATGGTGGCGACACCATCGGCGAGATCTCCGAGGAGCAGCTCCAGTTCCTGAAGGACAACCTCGAGGAGGAGAGCGAGGAGGATCGGGAGTACTACCTCACCGCCGACACCCTGGACGTGTTCGAGGAGGAGGGGTGCCCGCCCGCCCTGCTGAAGCTGTTGCGCGAGGCCCTCGGGGACGGGGAAGGGCTCGAGGTGGGCTGGGAAGAGGAATAG